The stretch of DNA TTCTCCTAAAAAAGTGAACGTCGATGAAGGAGATACCGTGCGTTTTATCGTCTCAACGGGAGATTCCGATTCTCAATCAGACAAGAGTATAGATAAGACCTATACTGAGACAGTCAATGTGCCTTACACTGGAAAAAATGGTAAACCTCAAAAAGTAGAGGTGTACATTACAGATAAAAATGATAACGGTGAAAGTGCAGCGGAATCATTCAATATCACTAAAGATACACCGCAAACGATGCATTTTACAGTGGCTGAAAATCAATCGGCACAGTATGAGATAAAAGTCGATGGTAAAACGGTAGTTAAGAAGAAGATTGCATATGATGACATTTAATGAATAAGGACGATAAAAGTACACAGATCGTGAAGCTGTAACAAGTGAGCGCATCTGTGTGCTTTTTATTATTCTCAAAAATCATGCATCATCGGGTGCGATTTCGGGTAGATGATTTAGAAGCATTCATTTGGAATGACGGCAAAGGGTGTATTTTGTAATGTATTACAAAACCAAGCCGTTTATTAAAATGAAAATGTAAAAAATGTTTTGAGGGGATGAGACAGTGAATAAGAAATTACCAAAAGATACGGGATTAGACAATACGTTAAAAATCATCAACGAGGCTTATACTTATGTACCTAAACGACTAGAAAAATTTGGGACGAAAGCATTTGAAACACGCGCTTTAGGAATGAAACCCATTACAGTCATGAGTGGGAAAGCGGCGGCGGAATTATTTTACGACAATGATAAAGTATCACGTACAGGGACGTTACCCAAACGTGTCGTCCATACTTTGTTCGGCAAAGGTGCGATTCATACGACTGAAGGAAAAGTACATGTTAATCGTAAAGCGCTGTTTATGTCGTTAATGACAGAAAAGAACTTAAAATATTTGCGCGAATTGACACGCCATTATTGGTTTATGCATACAGAACGCATGCAAAATATGGATGAAGTCAGTGTCTATAAAGAAGCGGGCATTATTTTAACTAAAGTAGGCTTTCGTTGGGCAGGTTTGAAACAAACGGATGAAGAGGCAGTAAAAAATGCAGAAGATATGAATAAGATGATTGATTCATTTAGTCGTTTAGGACAATCTGTTAAAGGCTATCGTCAAGCGAAGAAAGCACGTGCACGAGTGGAACAATTTTTACGAGACCAAATTAAAGCGGTCCGTGAAAATAAACAATATGCTGAACCGGGGACCGCTTTATATGAATTTGCGCACTGGAAAGATTTAAAAGGACAACCGATGGATCTTCATCTCTGTGCAGTGGACTTAATGAATATTGTACGTCCCCTTGTTGCGGTCAATCGCTTTATCAGTTATGCGGTAAAAGCCCTGATTGAATTTGATCAAGAACGTCAAAAATTACAAGTGACGCATGACCCGAATTATGCCTATAAATTTGCACAAGAAGTACGCCGTATTTTTCCATTTGTTCCTTTTTTACCAGGGAAATTAAAGAAAACAATAGACTTTGACGGATTTAAAATTAAAAAGGGGACAATGGTTGCGCTGGATATTTTCGGAACGACCCACGACCCTGAATTATTTAAAAACCCTTATCAATTTAACCCTAATCGTTTTGAAAAATGGGATGGCAGTCCATTCGATTTAATTCCACAAGGCGGTGGTGATTTTTATACCAATCATCGCTGTGCGGGAGAATGGATGACGATTATTGTTATG from Staphylococcus lutrae encodes:
- a CDS encoding cytochrome P450; protein product: MNKKLPKDTGLDNTLKIINEAYTYVPKRLEKFGTKAFETRALGMKPITVMSGKAAAELFYDNDKVSRTGTLPKRVVHTLFGKGAIHTTEGKVHVNRKALFMSLMTEKNLKYLRELTRHYWFMHTERMQNMDEVSVYKEAGIILTKVGFRWAGLKQTDEEAVKNAEDMNKMIDSFSRLGQSVKGYRQAKKARARVEQFLRDQIKAVRENKQYAEPGTALYEFAHWKDLKGQPMDLHLCAVDLMNIVRPLVAVNRFISYAVKALIEFDQERQKLQVTHDPNYAYKFAQEVRRIFPFVPFLPGKLKKTIDFDGFKIKKGTMVALDIFGTTHDPELFKNPYQFNPNRFEKWDGSPFDLIPQGGGDFYTNHRCAGEWMTIIVMEETVQYFANKIDFEVPAQDLSVKLDRFPGKVTSGTLIKNVRPRRS